A part of Silvimonas soli genomic DNA contains:
- a CDS encoding intermembrane transport protein PqiB: protein MTDHPQNTPPQSPDEEQVPTAKAVPKRRLPSLIWLIPIVAALAGGWIAVHAYLQRGPTITITFETADGIEAGKTKIKYKDVDIGSVTGVVLTDDRQHIKVTAQLAHATDDLLGDKTRFWVVRPRISGGSVSGLGTLLSGAYIGIDPTRQASSKRDFTGLEQAPIVTTRQAGREFVLHAQDMGSIDVGAPLFFRRVQVGEVSAYKLDKDGKGITMKAFVHAPYDQYVTTNTRFWHASGVDVTLDANGLKIDTQSLASIAIGGIAFQAPPGQDMAEAAPADTQFTLASDRITAMTEADRERAPFVLYFRESLRGLSIGAPVDFRGINIGEVKAINFEFSKEEHSLLMPVTIDLYPERLRGRLKGGDEVVKTDTMRIKILNTMVEHGLRAQLRTGNLITGQLYVALDFVPTAAKASIDWKQFPPSLPTINGSLTQLQDTALSIAKKLDSLPIEAMGDHADEALRNLNVVLDNSNALINRLKNEVAPEAQNTLKQAQEAINQAKQTLSPDAPVQQNMNDTLQEVAKAAQAFRDLSDYLSRHPDALLRGQKEDAK, encoded by the coding sequence ATGACTGATCATCCCCAAAATACTCCCCCGCAATCCCCGGACGAAGAACAGGTGCCCACCGCCAAAGCGGTGCCCAAACGCCGTCTGCCCTCATTGATCTGGTTGATCCCCATTGTCGCTGCTCTGGCCGGTGGCTGGATTGCCGTACACGCTTACTTGCAGCGCGGCCCGACCATCACCATTACCTTTGAGACCGCCGACGGCATTGAAGCCGGCAAGACCAAAATCAAATACAAGGATGTGGATATCGGCAGCGTCACCGGCGTAGTACTGACCGATGATCGCCAGCACATCAAGGTCACCGCGCAACTGGCTCATGCTACGGACGACCTGTTGGGTGATAAAACCCGTTTCTGGGTCGTGCGCCCACGTATTTCCGGTGGCTCAGTCAGCGGCTTGGGCACGTTATTGTCTGGCGCTTATATCGGCATTGATCCCACGCGTCAGGCCAGTAGCAAACGTGATTTCACCGGGCTGGAACAAGCTCCGATTGTGACCACGCGCCAGGCGGGCCGGGAGTTCGTGTTGCATGCGCAGGACATGGGCTCGATCGACGTCGGCGCCCCGCTGTTCTTCCGCCGCGTCCAGGTCGGCGAAGTCTCTGCCTATAAACTGGATAAAGATGGCAAGGGCATCACCATGAAGGCCTTCGTCCATGCGCCATATGACCAGTATGTCACCACCAATACCCGCTTCTGGCATGCCAGTGGCGTGGACGTGACGCTGGATGCCAATGGTTTGAAAATCGACACCCAGTCGCTTGCTTCCATCGCTATCGGTGGTATTGCCTTCCAGGCGCCACCTGGCCAGGACATGGCCGAAGCCGCCCCCGCGGATACCCAATTTACGCTGGCCTCGGACCGTATCACCGCCATGACTGAGGCGGACCGCGAACGTGCGCCATTTGTGCTGTACTTCCGCGAATCGCTACGTGGTTTGAGCATCGGTGCACCGGTAGATTTTCGCGGTATCAATATTGGTGAAGTCAAAGCCATCAATTTTGAATTCTCCAAGGAAGAACACAGCCTGCTTATGCCGGTCACCATTGATCTGTATCCGGAGCGTCTGCGTGGGCGGCTCAAGGGCGGCGATGAAGTGGTCAAGACGGACACCATGCGTATCAAGATACTCAACACGATGGTGGAACATGGGCTGCGCGCGCAATTGCGTACGGGCAACCTGATTACCGGCCAGTTGTATGTGGCGCTCGATTTTGTGCCGACTGCCGCCAAGGCCAGCATCGACTGGAAGCAATTCCCGCCGTCTTTGCCGACCATCAATGGCAGCCTGACGCAGTTGCAAGACACCGCGTTGTCTATCGCCAAGAAGCTGGATAGCTTGCCGATTGAGGCCATGGGTGACCACGCCGATGAGGCCCTGCGCAATCTGAACGTAGTGCTGGATAACAGTAATGCGCTAATCAATCGCCTGAAGAACGAAGTGGCGCCAGAAGCACAGAACACGCTCAAGCAGGCGCAAGAGGCGATCAATCAGGCCAAACAAACCCTCTCGCCTGATGCACCGGTGCAGCAAAACATGAACGACACGCTGCAGGAAGTGGCCAAAGCCGCGCAGGCCTTCCGTGACCTGTCCGATTATCTCAGCCGCCATCCGGACGCTTTGCTCCGTGGGCAGAAGGAAGACGCTAAATGA
- a CDS encoding paraquat-inducible protein A, whose product MKPHPASAAAQGLLNCHSCGLLSKNVPNASDRCPRCGTHLHMRKPNSLTRTWALLIAAFILYIPANLLPVMHTASIIYEEDDTIMSGVIYLWTSGSWPLAILVFCASVTVPLAKLIALTILAITAQRKSTWRQQERTKLYRMVEFVGRWSMLDIFVVALMVGLVHFQSLATISAGPGALAFASVVVITMFAAMSFDPRLIWDPEPKDDD is encoded by the coding sequence ATGAAACCTCATCCGGCCTCCGCCGCTGCCCAGGGTTTGCTTAATTGCCATTCCTGCGGTTTGCTCAGCAAAAACGTGCCCAACGCCAGCGACCGCTGTCCGCGCTGCGGCACGCACTTGCACATGCGCAAGCCCAATAGCCTCACGCGCACTTGGGCCTTGCTGATTGCCGCGTTCATTCTTTATATCCCGGCCAACTTGTTGCCGGTGATGCATACCGCTTCGATCATTTACGAAGAAGATGACACCATCATGAGCGGTGTTATTTATCTGTGGACCTCCGGCTCGTGGCCGCTGGCGATTCTGGTGTTTTGTGCCAGCGTGACGGTGCCCTTGGCCAAATTGATTGCGCTCACCATTCTGGCCATTACTGCGCAGCGCAAATCAACCTGGCGCCAGCAAGAACGCACCAAGCTTTATCGTATGGTGGAATTTGTCGGTCGCTGGTCCATGCTCGATATTTTTGTGGTGGCGTTAATGGTGGGGCTGGTGCACTTCCAGTCGCTGGCGACGATTTCCGCCGGCCCCGGCGCCCTGGCATTTGCCAGCGTTGTGGTCATTACCATGTTTGCCGCCATGTCGTTCGATCCACGCCTCATCTGGGACCCAGAGCCAAAAGACGATGACTGA
- a CDS encoding paraquat-inducible protein A encodes MIDEHLIACHECDLLLRPPQLEPGGVARCPRCNATLFAAPQNSQERTLAFTLGATILFLLANFFPIMGLQIGGTEITCTLTGAALELYNDGMHTLGILVMITTVIVPATQLLIMLYMLLPLSLGIMPPRVPDLLRMLQLLRPWSMVEVFMLGILVSLTKLAAMATVIPGIALWSFALLMLLMTAAFSVFDARQIWRQLPVEGR; translated from the coding sequence ATGATCGATGAGCACCTGATTGCCTGTCATGAGTGTGATCTGCTGCTACGCCCGCCACAGCTGGAGCCCGGTGGCGTCGCTCGTTGTCCGCGTTGTAACGCCACGTTGTTCGCAGCCCCGCAAAATAGTCAGGAGCGCACGCTGGCTTTTACCTTGGGCGCTACCATTCTGTTTTTGCTGGCTAATTTCTTTCCGATCATGGGTTTGCAGATTGGCGGTACTGAAATCACCTGCACGCTGACCGGCGCTGCGCTGGAGCTGTACAACGACGGCATGCACACGCTTGGCATTCTGGTCATGATCACCACGGTGATCGTGCCGGCGACTCAGTTATTGATCATGCTTTATATGTTGCTACCACTTTCGCTGGGCATCATGCCGCCGCGAGTGCCAGACTTGCTGCGCATGCTGCAGTTGCTGCGGCCATGGAGCATGGTTGAGGTGTTCATGCTAGGCATTCTGGTGTCGCTGACCAAGCTGGCGGCCATGGCCACCGTTATTCCCGGCATTGCCTTGTGGTCGTTCGCCCTGTTGATGCTATTGATGACCGCCGCTTTTTCGGTGTTCGATGCCCGCCAGATCTGGCGTCAATTGCCGGTGGAGGGAAGATGA
- a CDS encoding ZIP family metal transporter produces MTTLILNLGQQLSAPAANNAPPQRARTYLLWLSALAALAAFFWLTRDSLKPGWIAGVSVAAATAIGALPVAFARRMPEKLASGLMMAGGGIMATVTLSGVLPEAFAGMQKIVPSASASLLAIATITALGAFGFARWQAGAQSLAALKGAEAERFGLLLFALAMTLQNLPEGIAAGVSMAGSQRGDALTFGISLQDIPEGFAVATALLRAGASPWKAALGGMASGLVELAGALLGAAALSISAALLPALLALAAGAMLWVIGREMGPRLWQRPSAAQACFSAGIVVAVLFNFLPG; encoded by the coding sequence ATGACCACGCTCATACTCAACTTGGGGCAGCAACTCTCAGCGCCAGCTGCAAATAATGCCCCGCCGCAACGTGCGCGCACTTATCTGTTGTGGTTATCGGCGCTGGCTGCGTTGGCCGCATTTTTCTGGCTTACTCGCGACAGCCTCAAGCCAGGCTGGATTGCCGGTGTCAGCGTGGCTGCAGCAACTGCCATCGGCGCCCTGCCTGTCGCCTTTGCCCGTCGCATGCCGGAAAAACTCGCCAGTGGTTTGATGATGGCAGGCGGCGGCATTATGGCCACCGTCACCCTCAGCGGCGTATTGCCAGAAGCGTTTGCCGGCATGCAAAAGATCGTGCCATCCGCCAGCGCTTCATTGCTGGCCATTGCCACCATCACCGCCTTGGGCGCATTTGGTTTTGCCCGCTGGCAAGCCGGGGCGCAAAGTCTGGCTGCGTTGAAAGGAGCAGAGGCAGAACGTTTTGGCCTGTTGCTGTTTGCGCTGGCCATGACGCTGCAAAATCTGCCAGAAGGGATTGCGGCCGGGGTTTCCATGGCTGGCTCGCAACGTGGCGACGCGCTCACTTTTGGCATCAGCTTGCAAGATATCCCCGAAGGCTTTGCCGTCGCTACTGCGTTGTTGCGAGCTGGTGCTTCGCCATGGAAAGCGGCATTGGGCGGCATGGCCAGCGGCCTGGTAGAACTGGCTGGAGCATTGTTGGGCGCGGCGGCGTTGAGTATCTCTGCCGCATTGCTGCCCGCATTGCTGGCGTTGGCTGCCGGGGCAATGTTGTGGGTGATTGGCCGCGAGATGGGGCCACGCTTATGGCAACGACCAAGTGCCGCGCAAGCATGCTTTAGCGCTGGCATTGTTGTGGCGGTATTGTTCAACTTTTTGCCTGGTTGA
- a CDS encoding dienelactone hydrolase family protein produces the protein MLIQNHIVDLPTPTGTMRTYVHRPNAAGAFPAILFYSEIFQQTAPIARAARFLAGHGYAVLVPEVFHELNPIGTVLGYDDAGKDKGNADKEAKPVESYDADNRAMIDYLGQQDWFNGHLGAMGFCIGGHLAFRAALQPEVKGTACFYATDLHTNTIPNQPGQHTLERIGDITGEMLMIWGKQDPHIPPQGRAQVYQKLTDAKLSFTWHELNGQHAFMRDEGDRFDPQLSSLGYQLAFDLFSRTLR, from the coding sequence ATGCTGATCCAGAACCATATCGTCGATCTGCCCACGCCCACCGGCACCATGCGCACTTATGTGCATCGCCCGAATGCAGCGGGCGCTTTTCCGGCCATTCTGTTTTATTCAGAGATTTTTCAGCAAACCGCACCGATCGCCCGCGCCGCGCGTTTTCTGGCCGGTCATGGCTACGCTGTGCTGGTGCCGGAGGTGTTCCACGAACTCAATCCGATTGGCACGGTGCTGGGCTATGACGATGCGGGCAAAGACAAAGGCAACGCAGATAAAGAAGCCAAGCCAGTTGAGAGTTATGACGCAGATAACCGCGCCATGATCGACTATCTGGGCCAGCAAGACTGGTTCAACGGGCATCTGGGTGCGATGGGTTTCTGCATTGGCGGCCATCTGGCGTTTCGTGCCGCGTTGCAGCCAGAAGTAAAAGGCACCGCATGTTTCTATGCCACTGACCTGCATACCAACACCATTCCGAATCAACCTGGCCAGCACACGCTGGAACGCATCGGTGATATCACCGGCGAAATGCTGATGATCTGGGGCAAGCAAGATCCGCATATTCCACCGCAAGGACGCGCGCAGGTTTACCAAAAGCTCACTGATGCCAAGCTCAGCTTTACCTGGCATGAACTGAACGGCCAGCACGCCTTTATGCGCGATGAGGGCGACCGTTTTGATCCGCAACTGTCGTCGCTGGGTTATCAGCTGGCGTTTGACCTGTTCAGCCGCACCCTGCGCTAA
- a CDS encoding methyltransferase domain-containing protein, which translates to MARWNPQDYAQNSTGQERWAKELIAQLDLKHDDTVLDIGCGDGRHTAVIASLVPQGSVLGTDFSPEMIAHAQREHMSAPLPNLSFEVADAAALPYPARFSVIFSNAAIHWVPGDHASVLRGIANALLPHGHALLQLGGHGNGAGIIAAFDTVRSRPEWAAHFAEFRFPYGFHRVEDYQRWAQEAGLTVVDAQLIPKIMPYADRAAFNGWLRTAWLPFIEPVPEAAQADYIESVVDAYLAANPGDINVRMVRLQVSLRHASHA; encoded by the coding sequence ATGGCACGCTGGAATCCACAAGACTATGCCCAGAATTCGACCGGCCAGGAACGCTGGGCCAAAGAGCTGATTGCGCAACTCGACCTGAAACACGACGACACCGTGCTGGATATTGGCTGTGGTGATGGCCGTCATACCGCGGTAATCGCCTCGCTGGTGCCGCAGGGCAGCGTGCTCGGTACCGATTTTTCGCCAGAGATGATCGCCCACGCCCAACGCGAGCATATGAGCGCGCCACTGCCTAATCTCAGTTTTGAAGTGGCCGACGCGGCAGCTTTGCCCTACCCAGCACGCTTTTCGGTGATTTTCTCCAACGCGGCGATTCATTGGGTGCCGGGTGACCATGCCAGCGTCTTGCGTGGCATTGCCAATGCGCTGTTGCCACATGGCCATGCGCTGTTGCAGTTGGGTGGGCACGGCAACGGTGCTGGCATTATTGCTGCATTCGATACTGTGCGCAGCCGCCCCGAGTGGGCCGCCCATTTTGCCGAATTCCGCTTTCCCTATGGCTTTCATCGGGTCGAGGATTATCAGCGCTGGGCACAAGAAGCCGGGTTGACGGTGGTCGATGCGCAGTTGATCCCAAAGATCATGCCGTATGCGGATCGTGCTGCATTCAACGGCTGGCTGCGCACTGCCTGGTTGCCGTTTATTGAACCAGTGCCAGAAGCCGCACAAGCGGATTACATCGAATCGGTGGTTGACGCTTATCTGGCGGCCAACCCGGGTGACATCAATGTCCGCATGGTGCGCTTGCAGGTGTCATTGCGCCACGCCAGCCACGCTTAA
- a CDS encoding LysR family transcriptional regulator has translation MPSAAPIRFDWKDLELFVSVAETGSIAATAERSHMVASAVSKRISDLETHFATALIERHSRGVRLTPAGQALRGRAQGLLEQARQLEGEMRDYADGVSGHVRLFANISAIVEFLPGALVAFRHVYPGIRVQLQEQVSSVVAQAVLDGVADLGIVSELPHLPGLTLTPFRQDELQLVVPPDHPLATQTHISFAQALAWPLVGLHATSTLHARLTREAAEAGHDLRPLVQVTSFDAVCAMVAAGLGVGVVPRAATTPYVASLGLHGLTLTDTWAQRQLCLCTRDNEPPSPATQKLFEHLQQQY, from the coding sequence ATGCCCTCAGCCGCGCCAATCCGTTTTGACTGGAAAGACCTGGAACTGTTTGTCAGCGTCGCCGAAACCGGCAGCATCGCCGCGACGGCAGAACGCAGCCATATGGTGGCTTCTGCTGTCAGCAAACGGATCTCTGACCTTGAGACCCACTTTGCGACGGCATTGATTGAACGCCACAGCCGTGGTGTGCGGCTCACTCCCGCCGGCCAAGCGTTGCGGGGCCGGGCACAGGGGTTGCTGGAACAAGCGCGGCAGCTTGAAGGCGAAATGCGCGACTACGCCGATGGTGTTTCAGGGCATGTGCGGCTGTTTGCCAATATTTCGGCAATTGTTGAGTTTCTACCGGGCGCACTGGTGGCGTTTCGGCACGTGTATCCGGGCATACGCGTGCAGTTGCAGGAGCAAGTCAGCAGTGTGGTCGCCCAAGCCGTGCTGGATGGCGTGGCGGATTTAGGCATCGTCAGCGAATTGCCACACCTGCCGGGGCTAACACTGACGCCCTTTCGGCAGGATGAGCTGCAATTGGTCGTCCCGCCAGATCACCCGCTCGCAACACAAACCCATATCTCCTTTGCACAGGCGCTGGCGTGGCCGCTGGTGGGACTGCATGCCACCAGCACCTTGCATGCGCGGCTAACCCGCGAAGCCGCCGAGGCTGGTCACGATTTGCGCCCGCTAGTGCAAGTCACCAGCTTTGACGCGGTCTGCGCCATGGTCGCGGCAGGTTTGGGCGTTGGCGTGGTGCCGCGAGCGGCGACGACGCCCTATGTAGCGTCGCTGGGTTTGCATGGGCTAACGCTGACCGATACGTGGGCGCAGCGGCAGTTATGCCTGTGCACCCGCGACAACGAACCACCCTCGCCCGCTACGCAAAAATTGTTCGAGCATCTGCAGCAACAATATTGA
- a CDS encoding YIP1 family protein: MKISSYSHMLVSDHRGWDELRVKHPTARGIFFKLVLPLSILPVLMITYAGMAHGSFYAPNAPMQYWLSTALLFFVAELLSVRGMAWVINVLSRQVAGKADKDNSYLLATLAAVPLWLSSLTLFVPVVAFNMLCGLLGLGIACLLLYHGVPAMLSHDRDEDTRDMTWLVMWIGAGAWAVLGVIAALPVIIIH, translated from the coding sequence ATGAAAATCTCTAGCTATTCGCACATGCTGGTTTCGGATCACCGTGGCTGGGACGAATTGCGGGTTAAACATCCCACCGCGCGCGGCATCTTCTTCAAGCTGGTCCTGCCCTTATCCATTCTGCCGGTATTGATGATTACTTACGCCGGAATGGCCCATGGCAGCTTCTACGCGCCGAATGCGCCCATGCAGTACTGGCTCAGTACCGCACTGCTGTTCTTCGTGGCAGAACTCTTGTCGGTACGCGGTATGGCGTGGGTGATTAACGTGTTGTCGCGCCAGGTGGCAGGCAAAGCCGATAAAGACAACAGTTACCTGCTGGCCACACTGGCGGCGGTACCACTTTGGTTATCTTCACTGACCTTGTTTGTGCCGGTGGTGGCGTTCAACATGCTGTGCGGTTTGCTCGGCTTGGGTATCGCCTGCTTGCTGCTGTATCACGGCGTTCCGGCAATGCTGTCGCATGATCGCGACGAAGATACGCGTGATATGACCTGGCTGGTGATGTGGATTGGCGCGGGTGCCTGGGCTGTGTTGGGCGTGATCGCCGCGTTGCCGGTGATTATTATTCATTGA
- a CDS encoding glutamine--tRNA ligase/YqeY domain fusion protein: protein MSNEAPAPVISNFIRHIIEGDLASGKRSGVVTRFPPEPNGYLHVGHAKSICLNFGVAQDYQGVCHLRMDDTNPEKEEDEYIAAIQEDVRWLGYEWDGEVRYASNYFDQLYAFAEELIGAGKAYVDDLTPEEMRQYRGNLSEPGKDSPYRTRTPEENLALFQQMRDGAFADGSKTLRLKIDMSSGNINLRDPVIYRIRRATHHQTGDKWCIYPMYDYTHCISDALEGITHSLCTLEFEDHRPLYDWVLDNITIPTHPQQIEFSRLELLSVVTSKRKLKQLVDEKLVSGWDDPRMPTVTGMRRRGYSPEGVRLFAQRAGVSKTPNVVDFTSLEGAVRETLEETSPRVIAVLDPIKVTLTNFEEGVTGSRSAPFHPHHEEWGEREIPLSREIFIEREDFAEVPPPKWQRLTLGAEVRLRYSYVIKCDEVIKDAAGNVVELKCSLDTETLGQNPVGRKVKGVIHWISAAHAIEAEVRMYDRLFTESRPDAVRGADGEYVDFKQFINPNSLKVVTGYIEPIVKDAAPETRYQFERLGYFVTDRRDHVAGGKPVFNRTVTLRDTWAAKE, encoded by the coding sequence ATGAGCAACGAAGCCCCAGCACCGGTTATCAGCAATTTCATCCGTCATATCATCGAAGGCGATCTGGCCTCCGGCAAGCGCAGCGGTGTGGTTACCCGCTTTCCGCCTGAGCCCAATGGTTATCTGCACGTCGGTCATGCCAAATCCATCTGCCTGAATTTTGGCGTGGCACAGGATTACCAGGGCGTTTGCCATCTGCGTATGGACGACACCAATCCGGAGAAAGAAGAAGACGAATACATTGCCGCGATCCAGGAAGACGTGCGCTGGCTGGGTTACGAATGGGATGGCGAGGTTCGTTACGCATCCAACTACTTCGACCAGCTTTATGCGTTTGCTGAAGAACTGATTGGCGCTGGCAAAGCGTATGTTGATGATCTGACGCCGGAAGAAATGCGCCAGTATCGCGGCAATCTGAGCGAACCCGGCAAAGATAGCCCGTACCGCACGCGCACGCCGGAAGAAAACCTGGCGTTGTTCCAGCAAATGCGTGACGGCGCGTTTGCCGATGGCAGCAAGACGCTGCGCCTGAAAATCGACATGAGCTCGGGCAACATCAATCTGCGCGATCCGGTGATCTACCGCATCCGCCGTGCCACGCACCATCAGACTGGTGACAAGTGGTGCATCTACCCGATGTACGACTACACCCATTGCATTTCTGATGCGCTGGAAGGCATTACGCACTCACTGTGTACGCTGGAGTTTGAAGACCATCGCCCGCTGTACGACTGGGTGCTGGACAACATCACCATTCCGACCCACCCGCAACAGATCGAATTCTCGCGGCTGGAGTTGTTGAGCGTGGTGACCTCCAAGCGCAAGCTCAAGCAACTGGTCGACGAAAAACTGGTAAGCGGTTGGGATGACCCACGTATGCCAACCGTGACTGGCATGCGCCGTCGTGGTTACAGCCCGGAAGGCGTGCGCTTGTTTGCGCAACGCGCCGGTGTTTCCAAAACACCAAACGTGGTCGACTTTACTTCGCTTGAAGGCGCGGTGCGCGAAACGCTGGAAGAAACCAGCCCGCGCGTGATTGCCGTCCTTGATCCGATCAAGGTGACGCTGACCAACTTCGAAGAAGGCGTGACCGGCAGCCGTAGCGCACCGTTCCATCCGCATCACGAAGAATGGGGCGAGCGCGAGATTCCGCTGTCGCGTGAAATCTTCATCGAGCGTGAAGACTTTGCCGAAGTGCCACCGCCCAAGTGGCAACGCCTGACGTTGGGCGCCGAAGTTCGCCTGCGTTATTCGTATGTGATCAAGTGTGATGAAGTCATCAAGGACGCTGCTGGCAACGTGGTTGAGCTCAAATGCTCGCTCGATACCGAAACGCTGGGGCAGAACCCGGTTGGCCGCAAGGTGAAGGGCGTGATCCACTGGATTTCCGCCGCACATGCCATTGAAGCAGAAGTGCGCATGTACGACCGCCTGTTTACCGAGTCGCGCCCAGATGCCGTGCGTGGTGCCGATGGCGAATATGTGGATTTCAAACAGTTCATTAACCCGAATTCACTGAAAGTGGTGACGGGCTATATTGAGCCGATAGTGAAAGACGCAGCGCCAGAAACGCGTTACCAGTTTGAACGTTTGGGTTACTTCGTCACCGATCGCAGAGATCATGTCGCAGGCGGCAAGCCGGTGTTTAACCGCACCGTCACCCTGCGCGATACCTGGGCGGCGAAAGAGTAA
- a CDS encoding ABC transporter ATP-binding protein/permease yields the protein MAEDHATLHVSASKNTRHLLANFWRLCRPFWVDRAHWWQAWGLLALVLSLTGGNIYLNKWFNAWQGDLYNALQTLDFGAFKKLILEFCWISGLTIVAGVYSTYFQQMLQIIWRRWLTRSLLNQWLTEQNYYRLQLTDHKTDNPDQRIAEDVDEFVSRSLGLFLSTLSDIGTLVTFSALLWQLSGPLRTILGGHQLVIPGYMFWIALVYAVIGTVITFWIGLPLVRLNFFQQRYEADFRYGLIRLRENADAVALYKGETQESTILQQRFGNVMSNFWLLMKKRKALGFYVSSYTQLSILFPMVVMAPRVFAKQVTLGVYIQIADAFGQVQGALSSFINNFTEWARWKSVVDRLSTFQSGLDQVAVMPRLQPEYAGQSMQVDLQSVTKPDGEVLLQDVSWSLQSGDRLMIQGRSGCGKSTLIRALAGIWPYAHGKLAYPEQGSTLFLSQRPYLPLGTLREAMYYPCPPRHDDAALAQLLELANLQHLQPQLDKRDMWSHILSIGEQQRVALLRALLNPPGVLLMDEATSALDSETEATLFAALLARLPGCIMVSVAHGDELRPYHNKVLSCTAPGNWQMT from the coding sequence ATGGCTGAAGATCACGCAACGCTGCACGTTTCTGCATCAAAAAACACCCGCCATTTGCTCGCTAATTTCTGGCGTTTATGTCGCCCGTTCTGGGTGGACCGCGCGCACTGGTGGCAGGCTTGGGGCTTGCTGGCGCTGGTGTTGTCGCTAACTGGCGGCAATATTTATCTCAATAAGTGGTTCAACGCCTGGCAGGGTGATCTGTACAACGCGCTGCAGACTCTGGACTTTGGTGCTTTCAAAAAGCTGATCCTGGAATTTTGCTGGATTTCCGGCCTTACCATCGTGGCGGGGGTCTACAGCACTTATTTCCAGCAAATGCTGCAGATCATCTGGCGGCGCTGGCTCACGCGCTCGTTGCTCAACCAATGGCTGACTGAGCAAAACTACTATCGACTGCAACTGACTGACCATAAAACCGACAACCCGGACCAACGGATCGCCGAGGATGTGGATGAATTCGTTAGCCGCTCGCTGGGTCTCTTTCTAAGTACTCTGAGTGATATTGGTACCTTGGTTACATTTTCGGCTTTGCTGTGGCAGTTATCTGGGCCGTTGCGCACGATATTGGGCGGCCATCAATTAGTCATTCCCGGTTATATGTTCTGGATAGCGCTTGTTTACGCGGTGATTGGCACGGTTATTACGTTCTGGATTGGATTGCCTCTGGTAAGACTTAATTTTTTCCAGCAACGCTATGAGGCTGATTTTCGTTATGGCCTGATTCGTTTGCGTGAAAATGCGGATGCAGTCGCTCTGTATAAAGGGGAAACGCAGGAAAGCACCATCTTGCAGCAACGTTTTGGCAACGTGATGAGCAACTTCTGGTTGTTGATGAAAAAACGCAAAGCTTTGGGTTTCTACGTCAGCTCTTACACGCAGTTGTCCATACTTTTCCCAATGGTGGTGATGGCGCCCCGCGTGTTTGCCAAACAAGTTACTTTAGGTGTGTACATCCAGATTGCCGATGCTTTCGGCCAGGTGCAGGGGGCGTTATCCAGCTTTATTAACAACTTCACCGAATGGGCGCGCTGGAAGTCGGTGGTCGATCGTTTATCCACATTTCAGTCCGGGCTCGACCAGGTTGCGGTCATGCCCAGATTGCAGCCGGAATACGCGGGTCAATCCATGCAGGTTGACTTGCAATCCGTCACCAAACCCGATGGCGAGGTCCTGCTGCAGGACGTTAGCTGGTCATTGCAAAGTGGCGACAGATTGATGATCCAGGGGCGCTCCGGTTGTGGCAAATCGACGTTGATTCGCGCGCTGGCGGGTATCTGGCCGTACGCCCATGGCAAGCTGGCTTACCCGGAACAAGGCAGTACATTGTTTCTCTCGCAAAGACCCTATTTGCCGCTTGGCACCCTGCGCGAGGCTATGTATTATCCATGCCCCCCACGTCATGACGATGCCGCACTGGCGCAGTTGCTGGAACTGGCCAATTTGCAGCATCTACAGCCCCAGCTGGATAAACGCGATATGTGGTCGCATATCCTGAGCATCGGTGAGCAACAACGGGTGGCTTTGTTGCGGGCGTTGTTGAACCCGCCCGGCGTGTTGCTGATGGATGAAGCGACCTCGGCGCTGGATTCCGAAACCGAAGCCACCTTGTTTGCCGCGCTGCTGGCGCGCTTGCCCGGCTGCATCATGGTGAGCGTGGCGCATGGCGATGAACTGCGGCCGTATCACAACAAGGTGTTATCCTGCACGGCGCCGGGCAACTGGCAGATGACATGA